The following proteins are encoded in a genomic region of Leptospira wolbachii serovar Codice str. CDC:
- a CDS encoding PP2C family protein-serine/threonine phosphatase: MGTEEKPTADLSFLKKEMKPAFFPKGSLVIEQYSLGDSFYYIESGKVEVWKYLDESKQEILVIGDLVAGDYFGEIALIDSAPRTVNISAKEDSTLFKLTREDFHRLIQTSPDMTLTLLKLLTARIRNAEQRENQVLIEKNRELRLQNETLEEMVKERTAKLTQSLKIIQEDLETAKTIQRNILPLGLKYVAHLDFGSRFEPMAEVGGDIFDVIRLEKSKIRLFLADAIGYGVQAALITMAIKAEYDHIKQNTPNPADVLYVLNQIFIDRYGKKSNQFTAVIVDLNLEENSLTYSSAGHNEPYVVGKDRIIPLTESGVMLGLEKDVEYSNHSMAFGLGDRLFMISDGYLEQENKDGILLGESKLLSSFESAKSLDLNLADTINLLMDDFHSFRGNSSMMDDVTILGIGTTY; the protein is encoded by the coding sequence ATGGGAACGGAGGAGAAACCAACAGCGGATTTAAGTTTTTTAAAAAAAGAAATGAAACCCGCTTTTTTTCCCAAGGGTTCTCTTGTTATCGAACAATATTCGTTAGGTGATTCCTTTTACTATATAGAATCGGGGAAGGTTGAAGTTTGGAAATATTTAGACGAGAGTAAACAGGAAATATTGGTCATTGGAGATCTTGTCGCCGGAGATTATTTTGGTGAAATTGCTCTCATTGACTCGGCTCCTCGTACTGTAAATATTTCTGCTAAAGAAGATTCTACTCTTTTCAAACTGACAAGGGAAGATTTCCATCGTTTGATTCAAACAAGTCCTGATATGACCTTAACTCTTTTGAAATTGTTAACGGCAAGAATCCGAAACGCAGAACAAAGAGAAAATCAAGTTTTGATCGAAAAGAATAGGGAACTTCGCCTTCAAAATGAAACCTTGGAAGAAATGGTAAAAGAAAGAACAGCAAAGTTAACTCAGTCTTTAAAAATCATCCAAGAAGATCTCGAAACTGCAAAAACCATTCAAAGAAATATTTTACCACTAGGCCTTAAGTATGTAGCACATTTAGATTTTGGATCACGATTTGAACCTATGGCAGAAGTTGGTGGTGATATATTCGATGTCATCCGTTTAGAAAAATCCAAAATAAGATTATTTTTAGCGGATGCGATTGGATATGGTGTACAGGCAGCCCTTATCACAATGGCCATCAAAGCTGAATACGATCATATCAAACAGAATACACCGAACCCAGCCGATGTTTTGTATGTTCTCAACCAAATTTTCATTGATAGATATGGGAAAAAATCCAATCAATTTACTGCTGTCATAGTCGATTTGAATTTAGAAGAAAACAGTTTAACATATTCCTCGGCAGGTCATAATGAACCTTATGTAGTTGGTAAGGACAGGATCATTCCATTAACTGAATCGGGAGTGATGTTAGGTTTGGAGAAAGACGTTGAATATTCTAACCACTCGATGGCTTTTGGGCTTGGGGATCGTTTGTTTATGATTTCGGATGGATATTTGGAGCAAGAAAACAAGGACGGAATTCTCCTCGGAGAGTCCAAATTGCTTTCCAGTTTTGAATCTGCTAAGAGTTTGGATCTAAATCTAGCAGATACGATTAATTTGCTTATGGATGACTTCCATTCCTTTAGAGGAAATTCCTCTATGATGGATGATGTTACGATTCTTGGAATCGGTACGACGTATTAA
- a CDS encoding SMP-30/gluconolactonase/LRE family protein: MKYLGIIIFLITVLFSCRTFEPVAYEPPIKPEPVGVYTPNTELQKSILLAIGKVKGLESLDVDADGNIYGGDKEGRIIRITLKGEIKPIAKTGGRPLGIQFDKAGNLIIADAYRGLLSLDSSGKLTVLVSEYKGKPFQFTDDLDIAQDGKIYFSDASIYEQKEYLYDLLEAKPYGRVFVYDPKTKETELLADGLYFANGIALSKTEDYLLVNETYRYRITKLWLKGPKRGLKETVIENLPGFPDNITRNENGDFWVALFTVRNDRMDHMHPSPVVKKMISFLPKFLWPKAEPYGYALKMDGNGKVLMTLQDPGGEHLKEVTSVIEKKRQLYIGSLYNDRVGIYVLP, from the coding sequence ATGAAATATCTAGGAATTATTATATTTCTGATCACTGTACTATTTTCTTGTAGAACTTTCGAGCCGGTTGCTTATGAACCACCAATCAAACCGGAACCAGTCGGGGTTTACACACCTAACACCGAATTGCAAAAATCTATCTTACTTGCGATAGGTAAAGTTAAGGGTTTGGAATCTTTGGATGTCGATGCCGATGGAAATATTTATGGCGGAGACAAAGAAGGTCGTATTATACGAATCACTCTAAAAGGTGAAATCAAACCCATAGCCAAAACAGGTGGTCGGCCTTTGGGAATCCAGTTTGACAAAGCAGGAAATCTCATCATCGCCGATGCTTACCGTGGTCTTTTATCCTTGGACAGTTCAGGTAAATTAACAGTTCTTGTTTCGGAGTACAAAGGAAAACCTTTTCAGTTTACGGACGATTTAGATATCGCACAAGATGGCAAAATTTATTTTTCTGATGCTTCTATTTATGAACAAAAGGAATATTTATATGACCTTTTGGAAGCAAAACCTTATGGACGAGTTTTTGTTTATGATCCTAAAACCAAAGAGACAGAGCTTCTTGCGGACGGATTGTACTTCGCGAATGGAATCGCCTTGTCTAAAACAGAAGATTATCTTCTTGTGAATGAAACTTATCGTTATAGGATCACAAAACTGTGGTTAAAAGGCCCCAAAAGAGGTTTAAAGGAAACCGTGATCGAAAATCTGCCTGGTTTCCCTGATAATATCACTCGCAACGAAAATGGCGATTTCTGGGTGGCTTTATTTACTGTAAGAAATGATAGAATGGATCATATGCATCCTTCTCCTGTTGTCAAAAAGATGATATCCTTTCTCCCCAAATTCCTTTGGCCCAAAGCAGAACCTTATGGGTATGCACTCAAAATGGATGGGAACGGAAAAGTGCTTATGACTTTACAAGATCCTGGTGGAGAACACTTGAAAGAAGTAACAAGTGTTATAGAAAAGAAAAGGCAATTGTACATTGGTAGTCTCTACAATGATCGTGTAGGGATTTACGTATTACCTTAA
- a CDS encoding trimeric intracellular cation channel family protein — MDFSFSYYIGLAGIVVFTISGALSALEHKDHHHDLFSVFFTGFITAIGGGTLRDITLGNYPVSWVRDENILWAIFVGFLLVILLPRILTKRKDELFLFDTLGIGIYTVLGTRIALDHGVNFFASALLGMISAIFGGVIRDTLMNEVPFIFRKEIYATACLVGSVLYIVLNVWNVNANWNLVISSTVVVGIRVVAVRYNLGLPKIKIFD; from the coding sequence GTGGATTTTAGTTTTTCTTATTACATTGGTCTGGCTGGGATCGTGGTTTTCACGATATCTGGTGCTCTTTCCGCATTGGAACATAAGGACCATCACCATGATTTATTCAGTGTTTTTTTTACGGGATTTATTACCGCTATTGGGGGAGGAACTTTAAGAGACATTACGCTTGGAAATTATCCCGTTTCTTGGGTTCGAGATGAAAATATTCTTTGGGCAATTTTTGTTGGGTTTCTACTAGTCATCCTTTTACCAAGAATACTAACCAAACGAAAGGATGAGTTATTTCTTTTTGATACATTAGGGATTGGAATTTATACAGTGCTTGGAACAAGGATTGCTTTGGATCATGGAGTCAATTTTTTTGCTTCTGCACTCCTTGGTATGATCTCTGCCATTTTTGGCGGAGTCATTCGAGATACACTCATGAATGAAGTCCCATTTATTTTTAGAAAAGAAATCTATGCTACTGCGTGTTTGGTGGGATCTGTTTTATATATCGTTTTAAATGTTTGGAATGTAAATGCAAATTGGAACTTAGTGATTTCTTCAACTGTTGTTGTTGGGATTCGAGTCGTGGCAGTTCGATACAACTTAGGTTTACCAAAGATCAAAATTTTTGATTAA
- a CDS encoding methyl-accepting chemotaxis protein, producing the protein MSAETNEISQFERTLFRKGISLIVYTKYGLSAVFLLGVAANFATKSFIPNFIGSLIFLLNGVIPGHFLRKGKEITRAWAFTIIFIDLLILVSFFYLDVYNNYTKGDASNTVNAGIFYIIFVFIAIYSSFLFESKLVMIVGIISTFLYLGGIYFSAKLGSALVARPYPEMLRANHIIIATEVQKVIFYFGVIFSLRYVVALMREMQSDLKTKLKETMEKQNFITEKSNQMEKSANTLATSVETLQSMSDELHNQSQNQAASVEEISASVEELSSSAISSANLVEDQVARVKIVDQNFLSLQNISVSVKTKTTQIAKDVSLSADFSKKVKISSEELNSIYSELNQAFSKVEEINQMMSEIADQTNLLALNASIEAARAGEHGRGFAVVAQEVAKLAERSQSNAGTIAKIVKEAGLKINEGTRYSKEVKTQVESQNQELLRIESEILSLEGHVTEQEDLNAKLRVTFSELHVLSEQIGVIAQEQMSGSKEINHAVTVIDETTQKLADSVQLLYEEISAIHMQSKHLTAT; encoded by the coding sequence ATGTCCGCAGAAACAAACGAAATCAGTCAATTTGAAAGAACTCTCTTTCGCAAAGGAATCTCATTGATTGTGTACACAAAGTACGGATTGAGTGCGGTGTTTCTTTTAGGAGTTGCTGCCAACTTCGCCACAAAAAGTTTTATTCCTAATTTCATTGGTTCACTTATATTTTTACTCAATGGCGTCATTCCAGGACATTTTTTACGAAAAGGAAAAGAGATCACTAGAGCATGGGCATTCACTATTATCTTCATTGATTTGTTAATTTTAGTTAGTTTTTTCTACTTGGATGTTTATAATAATTATACAAAAGGTGATGCGAGTAATACAGTAAACGCCGGTATTTTTTACATAATCTTTGTTTTCATTGCAATTTATTCTAGTTTTCTCTTCGAATCTAAACTTGTAATGATAGTGGGAATTATTTCCACCTTTCTCTATTTAGGTGGGATTTATTTTTCAGCAAAACTTGGTTCTGCGCTCGTAGCAAGACCTTATCCAGAAATGTTGCGAGCAAATCACATCATAATCGCAACAGAAGTCCAAAAAGTCATTTTTTACTTCGGCGTTATTTTTAGTTTGCGTTATGTAGTAGCTCTAATGCGAGAAATGCAATCTGACTTAAAAACAAAATTAAAAGAAACAATGGAAAAACAAAACTTTATTACTGAAAAATCCAATCAAATGGAAAAGTCAGCAAATACATTGGCAACTTCTGTGGAAACTTTACAATCGATGTCGGATGAACTCCACAACCAATCCCAAAACCAAGCCGCCTCTGTAGAAGAAATCTCAGCTTCTGTGGAAGAACTTTCTTCTTCCGCAATCAGTTCGGCCAATTTGGTCGAAGATCAAGTAGCTAGAGTCAAAATTGTTGACCAAAACTTTTTATCTCTACAAAATATCAGTGTAAGTGTAAAAACAAAAACGACTCAAATTGCAAAAGACGTAAGTCTTTCTGCCGATTTTAGTAAAAAAGTAAAAATATCTTCTGAAGAACTCAATAGCATCTATTCAGAGCTCAACCAAGCCTTTTCCAAAGTGGAAGAAATTAACCAGATGATGTCAGAAATTGCGGATCAAACCAACTTACTTGCGTTAAATGCCTCAATTGAAGCAGCTAGGGCTGGAGAACATGGACGTGGATTTGCTGTTGTCGCTCAAGAAGTGGCAAAACTTGCAGAACGTTCTCAATCCAATGCGGGAACCATTGCCAAAATCGTAAAAGAGGCCGGGCTCAAAATCAACGAAGGAACCCGATATTCCAAAGAAGTGAAAACCCAAGTCGAAAGCCAAAACCAGGAATTACTCCGAATCGAGAGCGAAATTTTGAGTTTGGAAGGCCACGTCACCGAACAAGAAGATTTGAACGCCAAACTCAGAGTCACTTTTTCGGAACTCCATGTATTGTCTGAACAAATTGGGGTGATTGCGCAGGAACAAATGTCCGGTAGTAAAGAAATTAACCATGCGGTCACTGTCATTGATGAAACGACGCAGAAACTTGCCGACTCCGTCCAACTCCTGTATGAAGAGATCAGTGCCATCCATATGCAGTCCAAACACCTAACGGCAACATAA
- a CDS encoding MBL fold metallo-hydrolase, whose amino-acid sequence MITNPKDNMEIRPLYDLESGTWTYLILDKISKQSVLIDPVLERLDRDLNYLQELGYTLSLTIDTHMHADHITSAGDLRDKTQCESYASEHSGATCASKFLKDGDLFAIGNLKFHVIHTPGHTPCSISLLLNNQYLFSGDALFVRGCGRTDFQGGSAEALYKSITEKLFSLPDDTIVLPGHDYKGFLSTTIGEEKKWNPRITGKSLEEFKEIMDNLNLPEPKKIHEAVPANRACGKVS is encoded by the coding sequence ATGATCACCAATCCCAAAGACAATATGGAAATCCGTCCACTCTATGATTTGGAATCGGGCACTTGGACTTACCTCATCCTTGACAAAATATCCAAACAGTCCGTTCTCATTGATCCAGTGTTGGAAAGATTAGATAGAGACTTAAACTATCTACAGGAACTTGGGTATACTCTTTCCTTAACCATCGACACCCACATGCATGCAGACCATATAACATCAGCAGGTGATCTCCGAGATAAAACTCAATGTGAATCCTATGCCTCGGAACATTCTGGGGCTACTTGTGCTTCAAAATTTCTAAAAGATGGCGATTTGTTTGCTATTGGGAATTTGAAATTCCATGTCATCCACACTCCGGGCCATACACCCTGCTCCATTTCTCTACTTTTAAATAATCAATACCTATTTTCAGGCGATGCACTCTTTGTGAGAGGATGTGGACGAACCGATTTCCAAGGAGGTAGTGCGGAGGCCTTATACAAATCCATTACGGAGAAACTTTTTTCATTACCTGACGATACCATCGTCCTACCTGGACATGACTACAAAGGTTTTTTATCTACAACCATCGGTGAAGAGAAAAAATGGAATCCCCGCATAACAGGAAAGTCTCTTGAAGAATTTAAAGAAATTATGGACAATCTAAACCTCCCTGAACCAAAAAAAATCCATGAAGCTGTGCCAGCAAATCGTGCCTGCGGGAAAGTATCATGA
- a CDS encoding cupin domain-containing protein, producing the protein MGFKHQTNPIQVPVPGGKTIAEHFGIPSTGSSEVSIAYMAAPGGWGEPFQTPNFDEWTLMVRGKKQIEIDGKILILSAGESLLVEKGTKVRYSNPFSEDAEYWSICKPAFSLDLVNRERELET; encoded by the coding sequence ATGGGTTTTAAACACCAAACAAACCCAATTCAAGTTCCGGTTCCTGGCGGGAAAACAATTGCAGAACATTTCGGTATTCCCTCTACGGGAAGTTCCGAGGTTTCTATTGCATATATGGCGGCACCTGGGGGTTGGGGGGAACCTTTTCAAACACCTAACTTTGATGAGTGGACTCTTATGGTCCGTGGTAAAAAACAAATCGAAATCGATGGAAAAATTCTGATCCTCAGTGCCGGTGAATCACTTTTGGTTGAGAAAGGTACAAAGGTAAGATATTCCAATCCTTTTTCTGAAGATGCAGAATATTGGTCTATTTGTAAACCTGCGTTTTCTTTGGACTTAGTAAACCGGGAACGAGAACTAGAAACTTAG
- a CDS encoding HDOD domain-containing protein — MASPKAVTLEYKQDLGLHTNIDNINHPILENAPFHFKFFQITDEVENTLFQILDRFLLQLDLIIVRDSVLAAMKETVTNAIKANAKRVFFKNRASNIENETEYEAGIAEFKKTYLENREAIEDSLQINNFGVFVSFIHNKSLMRIRIMNNVQLTAAESARIKERIDKAKTYNDLADAFMDMSSEQEGAGLGLIMTLMMLRNDGLGDSAFKFETSENKTVFMIDIPSKVSKENQQLEKIDHIVSQIDNLPTFPKAIKDIQDAIDKPNSSIGTIAEMIKRDIALSANILKLSNSAAFRRGGRVESLDRAIQLIGLKELQTLLYSLGTKQILEDKFPAFTAIWEKSNESAFYCKAIGQKMGMNKADLSNLIAASLLHDIGEILLLSFDKQNMSKIKTYSNSREIASTISMEESAIGITHTKLGAMVGEKWNFPILYVKAMEFHHRPLLAEDVYADIVFPIYLSDMMISINAKEAKSSEIPAEILKLCKFQTKSEFDSFRTKIREQFLTF; from the coding sequence ATGGCAAGTCCCAAGGCTGTCACATTAGAATACAAACAAGACTTAGGTCTTCATACAAACATCGATAATATCAATCATCCAATTTTAGAAAATGCTCCTTTCCATTTTAAATTTTTCCAAATAACAGATGAAGTCGAAAATACATTATTTCAAATCTTAGATCGATTTTTATTGCAACTTGACTTAATTATTGTTAGGGATTCTGTTCTTGCGGCTATGAAAGAGACTGTGACAAACGCAATTAAAGCAAATGCTAAACGAGTATTTTTTAAAAACCGTGCAAGTAATATTGAAAATGAAACGGAATATGAAGCCGGCATTGCAGAGTTTAAAAAAACGTATCTTGAAAATCGCGAAGCAATCGAAGATTCTCTTCAGATAAATAATTTTGGAGTTTTTGTATCGTTCATTCATAATAAGAGTTTGATGCGTATTCGGATTATGAACAATGTGCAACTCACTGCAGCAGAATCGGCGAGAATCAAAGAAAGAATTGATAAAGCAAAAACTTATAACGATCTAGCTGATGCATTTATGGATATGTCTAGTGAACAAGAAGGTGCAGGCCTTGGTTTAATCATGACTCTAATGATGTTGCGTAACGATGGTTTAGGTGATTCTGCATTTAAATTCGAAACTAGTGAAAACAAAACTGTATTTATGATCGATATTCCCTCTAAGGTTTCTAAAGAAAACCAGCAGTTGGAAAAAATTGATCATATTGTTTCTCAAATAGATAATTTACCTACTTTCCCTAAAGCCATCAAAGACATTCAAGATGCTATTGATAAACCAAACTCGAGTATCGGAACCATTGCGGAAATGATCAAACGAGATATTGCTTTATCTGCCAATATTCTAAAACTTTCCAACTCTGCTGCATTTAGACGAGGAGGAAGGGTTGAGAGTTTGGATCGCGCCATCCAACTGATCGGTTTAAAAGAATTACAAACCTTGTTGTATAGCCTTGGAACCAAGCAGATATTAGAGGATAAATTTCCTGCGTTTACTGCAATTTGGGAAAAATCGAACGAATCAGCTTTTTATTGTAAAGCAATTGGGCAAAAAATGGGGATGAATAAAGCCGATCTAAGTAACTTAATTGCGGCTTCCCTATTACATGATATTGGCGAAATTTTACTTTTATCTTTTGACAAACAAAATATGTCAAAAATTAAAACTTATTCCAACTCCAGAGAAATAGCATCTACCATCAGTATGGAAGAATCTGCGATTGGGATCACACATACAAAGTTAGGTGCTATGGTTGGTGAAAAATGGAATTTCCCAATTTTATACGTAAAGGCAATGGAGTTCCATCATCGGCCTCTTCTTGCAGAAGACGTATATGCGGACATTGTGTTCCCGATTTATTTAAGTGATATGATGATATCAATCAATGCTAAAGAAGCAAAATCATCGGAGATTCCTGCGGAAATACTCAAACTATGTAAGTTTCAAACAAAATCTGAATTTGATTCGTTCCGTACTAAAATTAGGGAACAATTTTTGACATTCTAA
- a CDS encoding diguanylate cyclase, translating to MLNPNPSGHPGQRIEDTIMGILEENPNHAENLLQKIQESQIHHLEDSQIYSAILKVLTSLDICENESESIWKEIVENKNKLSHCMGRQVGFSVALIDYFTNINPKIKNPKIIDMKLFADTEKLILVDELTRLYNRRHFETALVREFKQSTRYNQNLTLLIIDIDDFKKINDTYGHTTGDEILTKVAKQITSCLRMEDTACRIGGEEFAVIFPQTNEEQAMIASEKLLEACRTIQLSGKSVTLSGGIVSYPEKVKTCEDMYDLADRALYTAKYSGKNQIVAYSNEKRSSLRFDANLELLFIMPDKTLKTISKNISVTGIAFDTEDDITLNESFDVKLRESDSHQEINAKIKVIRKEEVGVHKYLMGAEFLELSAEDQTKLSDLYTLHRYKSKMSTSVV from the coding sequence ATGTTAAATCCGAATCCATCCGGGCACCCCGGACAAAGAATCGAAGATACTATTATGGGAATTTTAGAGGAGAATCCGAACCATGCGGAAAACTTACTCCAAAAAATTCAGGAAAGCCAAATCCATCATTTAGAAGATTCCCAAATCTATTCGGCAATTTTAAAAGTACTCACATCTTTAGATATCTGCGAAAATGAATCCGAATCCATTTGGAAAGAAATCGTAGAAAACAAAAACAAACTTTCCCATTGTATGGGGCGTCAGGTTGGATTCAGTGTTGCACTAATTGATTATTTCACAAACATCAATCCAAAAATCAAAAATCCTAAAATCATCGATATGAAACTCTTTGCTGATACCGAAAAACTGATATTAGTTGATGAGCTCACTAGATTGTATAACCGAAGGCATTTCGAAACTGCACTTGTTCGCGAATTTAAACAATCCACAAGATACAACCAGAATCTTACACTTCTCATCATAGACATTGACGATTTCAAAAAAATCAATGATACCTATGGTCATACCACTGGTGATGAAATTCTCACAAAGGTTGCCAAACAAATCACATCCTGTTTACGGATGGAAGACACCGCTTGCCGGATTGGTGGTGAAGAATTTGCTGTCATTTTTCCGCAAACCAACGAAGAACAAGCCATGATCGCATCAGAAAAACTTTTAGAAGCTTGCCGAACCATCCAACTGAGTGGAAAATCTGTTACTCTTAGTGGCGGGATTGTATCTTATCCTGAAAAAGTAAAAACTTGTGAAGATATGTATGATCTTGCTGACCGTGCTTTGTATACGGCGAAGTATTCTGGTAAAAACCAAATTGTTGCTTATAGTAATGAAAAACGAAGTAGTTTACGTTTTGATGCCAACTTAGAACTACTTTTTATTATGCCAGATAAAACTCTCAAAACCATTTCAAAGAATATTTCGGTAACAGGAATTGCTTTTGATACGGAAGACGATATTACTTTAAACGAATCCTTTGATGTCAAACTTCGTGAATCAGATTCTCACCAAGAAATCAATGCCAAAATCAAGGTGATTAGAAAAGAGGAAGTAGGTGTCCATAAATACCTTATGGGGGCGGAGTTTTTAGAACTCTCTGCTGAAGACCAAACCAAGTTATCCGATCTTTATACACTGCACCGATACAAATCAAAAATGTCTACCAGTGTAGTTTAA
- a CDS encoding acetyltransferase, giving the protein MGLIIAYILFLLNLLSIIPTMYPLYIWKLVTTGSVRRLGDRLLLKVGEAWIENNYRISRMLYGVQFEVVGDAYKDLKQDGRYMIICNHQSWSDIYIIQSVLNRKIPLIRFFIKDSLKYVPILGHAWLALDFPFVKRSSREQLKKNPELATKDLENVKKVCEKFAGMPFSILNFLEGHRRTPERVQKLLKKNPYQHLLRPHSGGISVVSTALKNSIDAFIDLTIVYPTENPSFLHLMQGKIRKLKVFVDVIPVSQVPIEENEQFAPMSKKMKRWVDERWALKDTLIEKEKQTK; this is encoded by the coding sequence TTGGGTTTAATCATTGCATATATTTTGTTTCTTTTGAATTTATTATCGATTATACCAACCATGTATCCTTTATACATTTGGAAGTTGGTGACAACAGGTTCGGTTAGAAGGTTAGGTGACAGACTTCTATTAAAGGTAGGAGAAGCTTGGATCGAAAACAATTATCGGATTTCGCGAATGTTATACGGTGTCCAATTTGAAGTGGTTGGAGATGCTTATAAAGATTTGAAACAAGATGGACGTTATATGATTATCTGTAACCACCAATCCTGGTCCGATATCTATATCATTCAATCTGTGTTAAATCGCAAAATTCCACTTATTCGATTTTTCATCAAAGATTCGTTAAAATATGTTCCAATCCTTGGACACGCATGGCTTGCTTTGGATTTTCCTTTTGTAAAAAGAAGCAGTCGGGAACAACTGAAGAAAAATCCAGAACTTGCTACCAAAGATTTGGAAAATGTCAAAAAGGTTTGTGAAAAATTTGCTGGAATGCCTTTTTCGATTTTAAACTTTCTTGAGGGTCACCGAAGGACTCCTGAACGAGTGCAAAAGTTACTCAAGAAAAATCCTTACCAGCACTTACTTCGTCCTCATAGTGGCGGTATCTCTGTTGTGTCCACTGCACTCAAAAATTCAATTGATGCATTTATTGATTTAACTATTGTTTATCCTACTGAAAATCCGAGTTTTTTGCATTTGATGCAAGGTAAAATTCGAAAACTGAAAGTATTTGTGGATGTCATTCCAGTTTCGCAAGTTCCTATTGAAGAGAACGAACAATTTGCACCAATGTCAAAGAAAATGAAACGTTGGGTAGATGAACGATGGGCTTTAAAAGATACTTTGATTGAGAAGGAGAAACAAACAAAATGA
- the msrA gene encoding peptide-methionine (S)-S-oxide reductase MsrA: protein MSMVSTTKHRVSRPTLLGLLILSLVTTLVLFQCSLFSDKDSNVQKIPLQPKSGQKIVAFAEGCFWCSEHIFESVPGVIDVISGYAGGHTKNPSYDLVNTETTGHAETVLIYYDPTKIDYTELCRIFFLSHDPTTLNKQGPDEGSSYRSILFYSSDIELKIAKKIQKEIEKNQIWRGPIVTEYQELKDFYQAEGYHQNFIQNNPTQSYVRAVSIPRYQEFRSRYELYKKNKK from the coding sequence ATGAGTATGGTATCCACAACAAAACACAGAGTATCCAGGCCAACGTTACTTGGCCTTCTGATTTTATCCCTCGTAACCACTCTGGTCCTTTTCCAATGTAGCCTTTTTTCAGACAAAGATTCCAATGTTCAAAAAATCCCCTTACAACCAAAATCAGGTCAGAAAATTGTCGCCTTTGCGGAAGGATGTTTTTGGTGTTCCGAACATATCTTTGAATCGGTACCGGGAGTCATTGATGTAATCTCAGGATATGCAGGCGGACATACAAAAAATCCATCGTATGATTTAGTGAACACAGAGACAACAGGGCACGCTGAAACCGTTCTAATTTATTATGATCCAACTAAGATCGATTATACGGAATTATGTAGAATTTTTTTCCTTTCTCATGACCCAACCACCCTTAACAAACAAGGTCCCGATGAAGGTTCTTCCTACAGATCTATCCTCTTTTATTCTTCAGACATAGAACTGAAAATTGCAAAAAAAATCCAAAAAGAAATCGAGAAGAATCAAATCTGGCGAGGGCCAATTGTTACAGAGTACCAAGAGTTAAAGGATTTTTATCAAGCAGAAGGATACCACCAAAACTTTATACAAAACAATCCAACCCAGTCTTATGTTCGTGCTGTTTCCATTCCGAGGTACCAAGAATTCAGATCTCGATACGAACTTTATAAGAAGAACAAAAAGTAG
- a CDS encoding TSUP family transporter codes for MSIGILFLLLGVGAGILGGLVGIGGGILLVPALVYFFDFNQKLAQGTTLAAMVPPIGIVAAYIYYTRGETNIFAAAFISAGFILGSIFGASAASKIDTTTLSRFFGIFTVIVGLKMIFFPK; via the coding sequence ATGAGCATTGGAATCTTATTTTTGCTGTTAGGTGTAGGAGCCGGGATTCTCGGAGGTCTTGTTGGAATTGGCGGAGGGATTTTACTTGTCCCAGCACTTGTATATTTTTTTGACTTTAACCAGAAATTAGCACAAGGAACAACCCTCGCTGCAATGGTTCCACCGATTGGAATTGTTGCAGCTTATATCTATTACACAAGAGGAGAAACCAATATATTTGCAGCGGCCTTTATTAGCGCTGGTTTTATCTTAGGAAGTATTTTTGGAGCCAGTGCAGCATCCAAAATAGATACAACTACCTTATCTCGATTCTTTGGAATTTTTACCGTAATTGTGGGATTAAAAATGATTTTTTTTCCGAAGTAA